Part of the Oncorhynchus mykiss isolate Arlee chromosome 23, USDA_OmykA_1.1, whole genome shotgun sequence genome is shown below.
ACAGAGATCCCCCTTAAATCCATGTCCCTATTCTTCCTTCAATGTTAGGGAAGAGCCAGCAGCCAAACCAAGCTGAATAATTGAAACGCAAACACTGATCAAAGTGGAGCTCCAACTCATACGTTTCATTTGTTTATATGGGCCTTACCGGGAGACCTGTTGACTTTTCCAATTGGAGCTGTAAACTTTTGTTTGTCCATGCATTTCCAAGACTGATTGTCAGAATGATCTGAACAATTACCAGTTAAATGTGTTTGCCTGCTCAGGGAGAGTCCCCCCTCTCTGCCTTAAAAAGATCAAAAGGgaataccaccccccccccccccgcgtaCCCCTCTGCTCCCCAGCTCTCTCCTCCCAACCTCTTCATTTCCTTTTAGCCATGTCAGTTCAGCTGGAGACCCGACCCataaatgatttttttttagatGTCCCAGTGTTTGGGACATGGCCTTTCAGTGTGTGCAGCTTTCAACAGAGGACACGTCTCTAAGAAACGATCTGCATATTTCAGTGATGTGCCGTTATGCACAGCTGATCAAGGACTTTTGGGGCTGCCTGTTGTAACTGAAGGCTAGAGCACCCTTGTGATGTGAATGTGCACAAATGGATGCTAGTGACACGAAACTGTTGAGCTTTGCGACAGTTGAATGGTCGATATTAGTAGTAATTTCACCACTGTACAACTTTTGGTACTTTATTGCTTTTGGTGAATAACCTTCAATTCTGGACATAGATTAGAACTGCAGGTGAAAAGGAGCAATATTTTGCATGCAGAGAGATTTAACATATGTGGTTCTCACATGATTTACAATGCATACAAACTTGTCCAGAGAAAATAAAACACTTTGGAACATTTTTGAAACCATTGTCCTTGCATTATAAAGCCTTTTCCACAGTACTCTTTTTCACAGTATTCTAGTATTTCACAGCTGGCATCATCCCAAGAACCGCAGGTGCTTTTTGCTTAGAAACAGTATTCGTCAGATACATACAGAGAGTCAATGATATTGTTTTTTAAATCACAATGTTTTCTAAATCATAATGTTGATGTGGGATGTGGTTCCTATGGTCCTATAGTGGTTTGACCTGGTCACCTGAGTCTGACCTGGTCGCCATCCAGTTGTTGCAGGGAACTTGGTTTCAGTTCCGTCACCTCTCTATGAGCAACACAGTCACAACGCGGAATGAGCTAAGGTTACGCTGCCACTTTGGTCTAAATAGAAAGCGCCACCTAGAAGCTGCAAATCACACACCATGACCTCTGATCAAACAGCCTATCACATACCATAACCCTTGATCAAACGGGCCCATTGTGGCTGTAATAGAAAAACATGTCAGACAATGACAGCTTTAAATACTGACAAGATGGGGGTCCGCCAGCAATGACAAGAAGCTCGCCATACAAAAAAACCCCACAACAAAAACATCAGAGAGACTGGGTCAGTCAATATGCCTCAGCCCCTCAGAAGGACTGAGGGGCATTCCACAAGCCACAGAGCATGTCTGCTGCCGGGGAACTCATGCCCATGCCAGAATAGCCAATAGAAAACAGTGAAGACAAGGAGAAACAGCCAAAGAGGCCACCCGGCCAAGCAATGACGAGCTTAAACTCAGAGTTAGTAAATAAAGCTGCAGAATAAAACAAAACATTACAGCAGTTAGCTATAGAGCACTGTGGAAAGTGTGTGTAGGTTTTCAACACCTCAAAATGCCACAGTATAGCAAAGCAATACATGTAACTGTTGCTTATACTGTTGCAAATACAAGCAATATAATAATTGGAGAGTGAGACATTTAATTTCATATACCCTAGACTTTGCTATGTCCCCAACAGCCGGATGTTCCGATTTTCAGGATAAATGGAAAGAGCCTTTGACAGGACTTCCTTTGGACTTTAACAAGGCAACACTCCATCCTTATTAAcgtttactggattggttgaacatgCAGAACAGAACTTCCCCGACAGTATTTTCCCCCCTGCTCGTCAAAACCAGTACGTAGGCGATCTAGTTTCATGCGTTTCTTTCCCGCCTGCTACGTTATACATGTACCCTGACAGGGCAACAGGTTATAGGTGTATGACGTCATTACGTCGCATGACGTCATCGCGTGCTCTGCTGTTACTGTTTTGGAATGGCTTCTTGTGTCTTCTCTATTGAACGCGCTCTGAAAACACGGAATACTGTTTACCGCTATTATTAGAACTTTATTTTTTACTACCACAGAATAAGCAATACACCTCATAGAGAAATATACAGGGCAACACAGAAACGGAAAAGAGAAACCTTCTTCAATAAGAACTTAAAATGTTCTTATTCCAGTTACCAGATGATGTGCTCTACCACATCATGTCAAATTTGGAATACAAGTCTTTGAGTCGCCTTTCTCAAGTTTGCAAAACTGTTTACCAATTTGCTAATCGGGACGCAGTAAGGAGGAAGATAGAGAAAGAGTTCATAAACACTGGAATGTCATGACAAGAAGCGCATGTGTAAGAAATACATTTGTTATtcgtacagtaggctacagtggtCGTTTCATGATAAGTAAGCATCATGAATTCCCAAGCGTTGTTTACATCTTTTCCCGGCTTGCTACAGTCTGTCACACCGCTTGTCCTCCTTGATGCAAAATTATGCAACACTGTAGCATGTAGTGCATGCGCTACAATGCTTCAGTATGGTGCCCCAGGAATACGTTTCTGTTTctttgtaaaaatgtatgcagATAGCCTGGTGGTTACATGCTATAGATATGACTTACAGCGTTTATAAATCAGTTATAGCTGCATAATAACACATTCCTTATTGCGCACAGTCATGCTGCTACATAATGCTGAGAATAAAATACTCGGTCATTGACTGTAGTTACGTTGACATGGCGACACTGTATTTCATGACACATTCACTGTAAGAAATACCCTATTTATTCCCACTTGCCGCTGTGGAGTCTGACTGACTGGTCTAGAGAACCTAACATTGTGAATTGGACCTGAGCCATCCTGGCATCACTGCCTCTTCCCCCCAGCACAGCTCCATGTGCCACAGTGACAGCCACTCTAATCGAACCATGGGTCTCCTTTGAGATGCAGCCTAACGCCAGTGTAAATGAACTTGGCATTCCTGCTGAGAGCTACAGGATACCACATCCCTCAGCTCTGTGAGAGGAGCAGGCTGTTTCCTCCAGCCCGTATCCACCCCCTCTGGCACAGCCTCCTGAACACATGTGAATACATATGCTACTTTTCTGGACTGGGTTTTCCCAAAAACGTTGTAGCACTAAGATAATCTTTCGTCCATTTAGTGTAAATGGAATTAAGATGATCTTATTGCTACGATGCTTTTGGGAACCCAGACCTGGATGACGTTGTTGAGTTGAGGTCTGACCAGTCTTGTATCTTTCTAGCTGCTCTTATCCCCTCTAGATCCTAATTGCAACATGCATATAAACAATATTGTTCTGTTTGAGGTGTCCCACTATGCCGTGTGATATTCATGTCATGCAATGTTGTAATTCTAAGCCTTTTTAGGGAATTGTTTGTGAGCGTCGTCTGTTCGGCGGTTATGTTTATTTGTTATTCTTCGGGGGTTATAATTGTGTTATCACATCACTGTCCGTGTTACAGGTATCTCCACATCCCGCTGAAGGACAGAGTGAAGGTATCTCAGAACTGGAGCCATGGGATCTGCAGAAAGGAAGTCACGCTCAAATGGAGGATtaagtgagtgtgtttgtgagttttggcctcatggtgacataGTGTAGATTCAGAAGTTATCCTAATCCATCTCATCTCTAGCCCCAATGAACACACGACAGGGATTGGCAAGGTGAAGGGTTAGGGAGAAATAATTGACAATGAGTTCCTGTAGCGCTATTGTTAGTATGTTTTCATAAAGCTGTGTACAAGTAAATGGTATTAGATATTTAGGTGTTAATGTCTTTGAAAAATGGTTGCTGAATAGCTTATAGTTCTCGATGTTGGGGCTGAGAAGCTCATTAGGAGTACTGCTATGCCCTATCCAGAGAGTCAATGGTTGGCTTACTGTCCATCCTTAGATGACTTTAAAAAGTGTTCCCTTCTGGTTGTGCAATTGACAAGGTTTCAACTAAAGGGATGATCATTATCTCCTTTTAATCATCGTGTCACCTCAATCCGTGAAGTCTGAAGCGAGGTGTAGAAAAACAAATGTTTCGATTGTGTGTTCCCCCCACAGCTTGTTGCCATGGATACAGCCTCGATGGGGATGTGCTGTATCTGTCTCAGGCTGCAGACATCGGAGTGTGCACCTCGTTAGTGGAGGAAGGTAAACAAGCAATAATCGCCTTGACCCAAATTCCTGGAAGGAATATTATCAGTGGTTGAAGTTCAGTCCAGCATTTTGCTTCAGTAATCATATGCCATTCCTGCTGTGAACATATTTAGACTAACGAAAATAGAAGCATCATCACTACTGCAGACCCACGGCCATAGAAGCACACTCACGTCTGTTATGATGAACTATTATCTGTCTCTTACAGAGATGGTAAGATCCTGGTGCACCACAGAAGGAATGGGTTCTCTGTAGAGTACTCAGGTCACAAGCAGGAGGTGAACTGCCTGGGCTGCATAGAAGGACTGATGGTCTGCGGCTCCAGAGACAGAACAGCCCGGGTAAGACACACACTAGTGTGCTAGCACATAATGTGTCAGTTTCTTTAAAACGATTCTGGCTGACAGAGCTCTACTGCAGTGTCCCATTGGGTGGCAACCCAAGAGTGTGTGTCAAATGCAAGCTGGGCGAATAAATTGCCATCAGAAACTCTGTGTGTTCCACCCTGTGGCATATTAGCATATTAACTGTCAACCACAGACAACTATGGTTTTATCGCATTTACAATGTTTTTAATGTTAGTATTTTCCTAATGTTTTCTTTTAGATTTGGACTTTGTCTTCCAACTGCCCCAGAGGCACTATCCCCATGaatgacaaggtgtggtctgTGGCTATTAGTCCCACATTGAGGTACGTACATGCCTAGAATGTTCCAACATAGTCGGACAGCTACATTAACATCATATATGAGAGTCCTGCCCCCTCAGGACAAGCCCCATGGTCCAGTACAACACTGGCTGGTTTAGGTGATGGTCGAGGTTGGGGCTAGATGAACCCTAGCAGTGGGTTCATTGTCCTCTTTTACTGCATAGGACGATATTTCTTTCCCTCAGGTGGTCTGGGGAACAGTGAAAGAGGGATCGAGAGAGGTGAAAAAACAGGATATCAAGGCAAAGCGGGGTTGCCTTCATAGGCCCTTTGATTGCTCAGCcatgtacacacccacacacttaaTGTTGctcgcgcacacacgcacgcacgcacacacacacacacacacacacacacacacacacaccgaaacaGACACCCTTAATGACACACAGACGCACAAGGTTGTAACAGTATCCCTGCTTCACCACTTGCCCCAGACCGGCAGGCAGCTGATCCGTCAAACTGGCCTTAAAGCCGCAGCAGAGTGGAAACA
Proteins encoded:
- the LOC110502399 gene encoding F-box/WD repeat-containing protein 4-like → MPYLHIPLKDRVKVSQNWSHGICRKEVTLKWRINLLPWIQPRWGCAVSVSGCRHRSVHLVSGGRDGKILVHHRRNGFSVEYSGHKQEVNCLGCIEGLMVCGSRDRTARIWTLSSNCPRGTIPMNDKVWSVAISPTLRCELLCCLGSESQRDAGVVDIDYESPFQQLTCGYDAYIHSWDLRLSPQEVCHRVGGASRQCPLLHPDGRESHDCQWLLIRRRHTDVG